The following proteins are co-located in the Fluviicola sp. genome:
- a CDS encoding response regulator transcription factor — MNILLIEDEDLLRKSLAFFLRSNGYEVEEFDNGADAIEYIQAKHEHIDLVITDLNLPFAGGKQVLHSTNPYKNIKKIVLTSQSHESTEVEVFEIGSDDFISKPFSPAALLKRIEKLIPQT, encoded by the coding sequence ATGAATATCTTATTGATCGAAGACGAAGATTTGCTTCGTAAATCACTGGCTTTTTTCCTGCGATCCAATGGTTACGAAGTAGAGGAATTTGACAACGGAGCGGATGCCATTGAATACATCCAGGCAAAGCATGAACACATAGACCTGGTTATTACGGACCTGAATCTTCCTTTTGCAGGAGGAAAACAAGTGCTTCATTCCACCAATCCTTATAAAAACATTAAGAAAATTGTTTTGACCTCCCAATCTCATGAATCAACAGAGGTAGAAGTTTTTGAAATAGGTTCGGACGACTTCATTTCCAAGCCGTTCAGTCCGGCAGCATTACTTAAACGTATCGAAAAACTGATTCCCCAAACCTGA
- a CDS encoding response regulator, translating to MNIVLIEDEDLLRKSLAYFLRSHDHQVEEFDNGADAIVYIHKNHEAIDLIITDLNLPFAGGKQVLHSSNPYKQIKKIVLTSYSMESNELEVFDLGGDDFIAKPFSPQVLLKRIEKLFSPM from the coding sequence ATGAATATCGTATTGATTGAAGACGAAGACCTGCTTAGAAAATCACTGGCTTATTTCCTGCGCTCTCATGATCACCAGGTAGAAGAATTCGATAACGGGGCCGATGCCATTGTTTACATTCACAAAAACCATGAGGCCATTGACCTGATCATTACGGATCTGAATTTACCGTTCGCAGGAGGAAAACAGGTGTTGCATTCCAGTAATCCTTATAAACAGATCAAAAAGATCGTCCTCACATCTTATTCCATGGAATCCAACGAATTGGAAGTATTCGACCTGGGAGGCGATGATTTTATTGCGAAACCTTTTAGTCCACAGGTATTGCTCAAGCGCATTGAAAAATTATTTTCTCCCATGTAA